From the genome of Winogradskyella forsetii, one region includes:
- a CDS encoding TVP38/TMEM64 family protein, with the protein MVKNGEKISKNKWPLYVSLIIIVGIIASYFMIPDVQQFLDNAWDVLTSDDEQRIKAWVDGFGWFGPIVIILAMVLQMFLIIIPTVLLMVVSILAYGPVWGSLIIVIAIFSASSIGYIIGNYFGQTLVLKLLGQKTDEKIESFIEDYGFWAVIVTRLNPFLSNDAISFVAGMLKMGYWKFIGATLIGILPLTILIAILGENTESLKSGLLWGSLICLAIFGIYLFWDKRRKKKQNNKS; encoded by the coding sequence ATGGTTAAAAACGGTGAAAAGATTTCAAAAAACAAGTGGCCTTTATATGTTTCATTAATTATAATAGTAGGTATTATTGCCAGCTATTTTATGATTCCTGATGTTCAACAATTTTTGGATAACGCATGGGACGTTTTAACCAGCGATGATGAACAACGCATTAAGGCTTGGGTAGATGGTTTTGGGTGGTTCGGCCCTATAGTTATTATTTTAGCGATGGTCCTGCAAATGTTCTTAATCATTATTCCTACTGTATTACTAATGGTTGTTTCCATATTGGCTTATGGACCCGTTTGGGGAAGTTTAATCATTGTAATTGCCATATTCTCAGCCTCTAGTATTGGCTATATCATCGGTAACTATTTTGGTCAAACCCTTGTACTAAAGTTGTTGGGACAAAAAACCGATGAAAAAATAGAATCGTTTATTGAAGATTACGGCTTTTGGGCCGTAATTGTAACCCGATTGAATCCGTTTCTGTCGAATGATGCCATTAGTTTTGTGGCTGGAATGCTAAAAATGGGCTATTGGAAATTTATCGGTGCCACATTAATCGGTATTCTACCTCTGACCATACTAATCGCCATTCTTGGGGAAAACACAGAAAGCTTAAAATCTGGTTTACTTTGGGGTTCTTTAATTTGCCTAGCTATATTTGGAATTTACCTGTTTTGGGATAAACGTCGAAAGAAAAAGCAAAATAATAAATCCTGA
- a CDS encoding SdiA-regulated domain-containing protein: protein MKIIKSNITALITVICGIVLLAFQIPVTKSLVEKSNKIDAKFAKFYAIQNTYLLPEVLNEVSGITWLSSNVFACVQDESGTIYIYDVEQDKVINKIKFANSGDYEGIAINGNDAYVVKSDGLIYEIKNYESDSLKVSKFKTPFESKNNIESLVFDQQNNRLLTATKDNDLGDKHIKGIYQIPLDTKKMNEKSIVNIDLKAKILKKFQHKKIEKTFNPSDIAIHPKTKNIYVIDGKDPKLLILNSKGQILKVFELDKRKFAQPEGITFSEDGRLYISNEATDESANILEVQLRNG, encoded by the coding sequence ATGAAAATAATAAAATCTAACATCACAGCGCTAATCACCGTTATTTGTGGTATTGTATTATTGGCGTTTCAAATACCTGTCACTAAATCGCTTGTCGAAAAAAGTAATAAAATTGATGCTAAATTTGCTAAATTTTACGCTATTCAAAACACCTATCTTCTACCCGAAGTTTTAAACGAAGTAAGCGGTATTACATGGCTTAGCAGTAATGTCTTTGCCTGTGTACAGGATGAAAGTGGTACTATTTATATCTATGATGTTGAACAAGACAAAGTAATTAATAAAATTAAATTCGCAAACTCTGGCGATTATGAAGGTATTGCTATCAATGGAAATGATGCTTATGTTGTAAAAAGTGATGGCCTTATTTATGAGATCAAAAATTACGAATCGGATAGTTTAAAAGTTTCGAAATTTAAAACCCCTTTTGAATCCAAAAACAATATTGAAAGTCTGGTTTTTGATCAACAAAACAACCGGTTACTTACGGCAACTAAAGATAATGATTTAGGCGACAAACATATTAAAGGTATTTATCAAATTCCATTGGATACAAAAAAAATGAATGAGAAATCCATTGTAAATATTGATCTGAAAGCAAAAATTTTGAAGAAATTTCAGCATAAAAAAATTGAAAAGACTTTTAATCCTTCCGATATCGCTATACACCCTAAAACCAAGAATATTTACGTGATAGATGGAAAAGATCCAAAACTTTTAATATTAAATAGCAAAGGTCAAATTTTAAAAGTATTTGAATTGGACAAACGTAAATTTGCACAACCAGAAGGTATAACTTTTAGTGAAGACGGACGTTTATATATTTCTAACGAAGCTACAGATGAAAGCGCCAATATCTTAGAAGTACAATTGCGAAATGGTTAA
- a CDS encoding FUSC family protein has translation MAVTVPIILGIATNHLEIGLALCFGAFWCSPSDVSGSLKHKQIGILFSALLVVVISFITSYLDISNYLFFPILGILTFSIAFISIYGFRASLISFSGLLALVLSFAHTLENLEVYEYALLIGIGGFWYLVLSTLLFYVNPKAQTEETLNETFFITADFLDTRRQLIGEQPNRESLQTQLMNLQSELTEHHETLREILISSRKSSGKSNYHSRRLLVFVQLVELLETAIANPVNYHKMDTLFEVHPEFKTDFQKLISEFSRQLRAIAQNMNNSKQFPSNTLLSKAFKGLETDILKLKNENHLEDYEYYLMLQNFLDYQKKQFEKLKKIKWLLGNPDLTSDDFIKNEKLKRFIVSQDYNPKLLLRNLSFRSTIFKHSLRLAVAVMLGYGIGLFFDFQNPYWIILTIIVIMRPSYGLTKTRSKDRIIGTLIGAALASGLVFLISNPYVYGALGVLSLVIAFSMVQKNYKASATFITLSVIFIYAILQPDVLKVIQFRVLDTLIGAAISFMAMRWLLPAWSFMEIGDTIKDSLKANAAFFKSISTYYETKGNVPTSLKVNRKEAFLQTSNLSSAFQRMAQEPESKQNHIDDIYELVVINHSFLASLASLSTYVQNQRTTEASAEFKLVSAKINDNLNKVCVQLKAINFESLEINTSTFNPKPFVFPNNHNGLRTDTISQIESEQIQKEAHLVGEQLYWLFSLSEKMLKLTYKFNV, from the coding sequence GTGGCAGTCACCGTACCTATTATATTGGGAATTGCAACCAACCACTTAGAAATTGGTCTGGCACTTTGTTTTGGCGCTTTTTGGTGTTCGCCAAGTGATGTCAGTGGTAGCTTAAAACACAAACAAATAGGGATTCTATTTTCGGCACTTTTAGTGGTGGTTATTAGTTTTATTACTAGTTATCTCGATATTTCAAATTATTTGTTCTTCCCTATTCTAGGTATTTTGACGTTTTCCATTGCCTTTATTTCCATATATGGATTTAGAGCTTCTTTAATTAGTTTTTCAGGATTGTTGGCATTGGTGCTAAGCTTTGCCCATACTTTAGAAAACTTAGAGGTTTATGAATATGCCTTATTAATTGGCATTGGTGGTTTTTGGTATTTAGTCCTATCTACCTTGTTGTTTTATGTCAATCCAAAAGCGCAAACCGAAGAAACCTTAAATGAAACCTTTTTTATTACGGCAGATTTCTTAGACACCAGAAGGCAACTCATTGGCGAACAACCCAATAGAGAAAGCTTACAAACCCAACTTATGAACTTGCAAAGCGAATTAACGGAACATCATGAAACCCTACGTGAAATATTAATTTCTTCTCGAAAAAGCTCTGGTAAATCCAATTACCATAGCAGACGTTTATTGGTGTTTGTTCAATTGGTTGAATTATTGGAAACTGCGATTGCAAATCCAGTAAACTATCATAAAATGGATACGCTTTTTGAAGTACATCCTGAGTTTAAGACTGATTTTCAGAAGTTGATTTCTGAATTTTCCCGTCAATTACGTGCGATTGCACAAAACATGAACAACTCGAAACAATTTCCTTCTAACACTCTACTTTCCAAAGCCTTTAAAGGACTTGAAACTGATATCTTAAAACTGAAGAATGAGAATCATCTCGAAGATTATGAGTACTATTTAATGCTTCAGAATTTTTTGGACTATCAGAAAAAACAATTTGAAAAACTGAAGAAAATAAAATGGTTATTGGGCAATCCTGATTTGACCTCTGACGATTTCATCAAAAATGAAAAACTGAAACGCTTTATTGTTTCACAAGATTATAATCCAAAATTATTACTGAGAAACCTCAGTTTTCGATCCACTATCTTTAAACATTCCTTACGCCTAGCGGTTGCGGTTATGTTAGGTTATGGGATTGGTCTATTTTTCGATTTCCAGAATCCGTATTGGATAATCCTTACCATAATAGTCATCATGCGACCAAGTTATGGCCTCACAAAAACACGTTCTAAAGACCGTATAATAGGGACACTCATAGGCGCTGCTTTAGCTAGTGGTTTAGTGTTTTTAATCAGTAATCCTTATGTCTATGGTGCATTAGGCGTACTTTCTTTAGTGATTGCATTTTCTATGGTTCAAAAAAATTACAAAGCTTCGGCAACATTTATTACGCTGAGTGTCATTTTTATTTACGCCATTTTACAACCCGATGTTTTAAAAGTGATACAGTTTAGGGTTTTAGATACCTTGATTGGTGCGGCAATATCATTTATGGCCATGCGTTGGCTTTTACCGGCTTGGTCGTTTATGGAAATTGGCGATACTATTAAAGATAGTTTAAAGGCAAATGCCGCCTTCTTCAAATCTATAAGCACCTATTACGAAACAAAAGGAAACGTACCTACAAGTTTAAAAGTAAATCGAAAAGAAGCCTTTTTGCAGACTTCTAATTTAAGTTCTGCATTTCAGCGTATGGCCCAAGAACCAGAATCGAAACAAAATCATATTGATGATATTTACGAACTGGTTGTTATAAACCATAGTTTTTTGGCGTCTTTAGCATCATTGAGCACCTATGTTCAAAACCAAAGGACAACGGAAGCTTCAGCAGAGTTCAAATTAGTTTCAGCTAAAATAAATGATAACCTTAATAAAGTTTGCGTACAACTAAAAGCTATTAATTTTGAAAGCCTAGAAATCAATACTTCAACATTTAACCCAAAGCCATTTGTGTTTCCCAATAATCATAATGGCTTAAGAACTGATACCATTTCTCAAATCGAGAGTGAGCAAATTCAAAAAGAAGCCCATTTGGTTGGTGAACAACTATATTGGCTATTCAGTCTCAGCGAAAAAATGCTGAAATTGACTTATAAATTTAATGTATAG
- a CDS encoding FMN-binding glutamate synthase family protein, with amino-acid sequence MKVREYFILISIIVILSIVGVAFFWQPVLWSFLLLGPLILMGFFDIFQTAHTIRRNFPLIGRFRYILESIRPEIMQYFVETDTEGRPLNRILRSLIYQRAKGETDTEPFGTQMDLYRSGYEWLEHSMYAKHNPKHIGKFPRLLIGGKDCKQPYSSSLLNISAMSFGSLSKNAVLALNKGAKMGNFAHNTGEGGISDYHLEHGGDLIWQVGTGYFGCRNDDGTFNEKTFRENAIRPQVKMIEIKLSQGAKPGHGGILPASKNTEEIAKIRHVKPGIAVHSPPSHSAFSDPIQFMHFIKKLRELSDGKPIGFKLCLGRKQEFMDFCEAMIFTGIQPDFITVDGGEGGTGAAPVEFSNSMGMPLREGLIFVHNTLVGFGLRKEIKVIVAGKIITGFHMARALALGADGCNSARAMMLSIGCIQALQCNTNTCPVGVTTQNASLVKGLVVDDKAPRAHRYHEATIQSFLELIAAAGLNDPSELTRDHISKRVGLYVVKTYKDIYPPMEEGSLLNIDTIPEDYKKFFQLTRIMR; translated from the coding sequence ATGAAGGTTCGTGAGTATTTTATTTTAATTTCAATTATTGTGATTCTGTCAATTGTTGGTGTAGCTTTTTTCTGGCAACCTGTATTGTGGTCTTTTCTGCTTTTAGGACCTTTAATTCTAATGGGATTCTTTGATATTTTTCAAACAGCACACACCATTAGAAGGAACTTCCCACTTATTGGACGCTTTAGATATATTTTAGAATCTATTCGGCCCGAAATCATGCAATACTTTGTTGAGACCGATACGGAAGGAAGACCATTAAACCGTATTTTGAGATCTTTGATCTATCAAAGAGCAAAAGGCGAAACCGATACTGAACCTTTTGGGACCCAAATGGATCTTTATCGTTCGGGTTACGAATGGCTAGAACATTCTATGTATGCCAAGCACAATCCAAAGCATATCGGCAAATTTCCTCGATTGTTAATTGGCGGTAAAGATTGTAAACAACCTTATTCATCCAGTTTATTGAATATTTCTGCCATGAGTTTCGGTTCCCTCAGTAAAAATGCAGTTTTGGCCTTGAACAAAGGTGCGAAAATGGGAAATTTTGCCCATAATACTGGCGAAGGAGGTATTAGTGATTACCATTTGGAACATGGTGGCGATCTCATATGGCAAGTGGGCACGGGTTATTTTGGTTGTAGAAATGATGATGGCACATTCAACGAGAAAACATTTCGGGAGAATGCCATACGTCCACAAGTAAAAATGATTGAAATAAAATTATCCCAAGGTGCCAAACCAGGTCATGGCGGTATATTACCAGCATCCAAAAACACTGAGGAAATTGCAAAAATAAGACATGTAAAACCTGGTATTGCTGTCCACTCCCCTCCATCTCATTCAGCATTTTCTGACCCCATTCAATTTATGCATTTTATTAAAAAACTCAGGGAACTTTCAGACGGAAAACCCATAGGTTTTAAACTCTGCTTGGGTAGAAAACAAGAATTTATGGATTTTTGTGAAGCCATGATTTTTACTGGAATTCAACCCGATTTTATCACCGTAGATGGCGGAGAAGGTGGTACTGGTGCAGCTCCAGTTGAGTTTTCGAATTCTATGGGCATGCCTTTACGTGAAGGCTTAATATTTGTGCATAACACCTTGGTTGGTTTTGGATTGCGAAAAGAGATTAAAGTCATTGTTGCAGGAAAAATAATTACAGGTTTCCATATGGCTAGAGCATTGGCATTAGGTGCAGATGGTTGCAACAGTGCACGAGCCATGATGTTGTCTATTGGCTGTATCCAAGCGTTGCAGTGCAATACCAATACCTGTCCGGTTGGCGTAACCACCCAAAACGCCTCTTTAGTTAAAGGTTTGGTGGTCGATGATAAAGCGCCTAGAGCACATCGCTATCACGAAGCTACAATTCAGAGTTTTTTAGAACTTATTGCTGCTGCAGGACTTAATGATCCTAGCGAACTTACAAGAGACCATATTAGTAAAAGGGTTGGACTTTATGTGGTAAAAACGTATAAGGATATTTATCCTCCTATGGAAGAAGGTTCTTTATTGAACATTGATACGATTCCTGAAGATTACAAGAAGTTTTTTCAGTTGACCCGTATTATGAGATAA
- a CDS encoding zinc-dependent peptidase has protein sequence MMLQTEQEKFEWELIYNYVIPIGIGVIAIFILYRLIRIFQVYYVALFKKPLLIYHYFNLKKLDTEQYSILKKEYAFFRRLSLKQQRHFEHRVATFIKKTEFVGMQELFVTERMKVLIAATSIMLTFGFRKYLLDIIKTVIIYPKSYYSTINETYHKGETNPQLKAIVFSWEDFRQGYHIGNDNLNLGVHEFGHAIHLNASVNNDISSVMFNQGFYKLTSYLQNHQTVRENLIASKYFRAYAYTNHYEFFAVLMENFIETPSEFKSQFPQLYKYMQQMLNFKFAGY, from the coding sequence ATGATGTTACAAACTGAGCAGGAAAAATTTGAATGGGAATTAATTTATAATTACGTTATACCGATAGGCATTGGTGTAATAGCGATTTTTATCTTATATAGACTGATTCGAATTTTTCAAGTTTATTATGTCGCACTTTTTAAAAAGCCACTATTAATATATCATTATTTCAACCTCAAAAAGCTTGATACAGAGCAATATTCTATCTTAAAAAAAGAATATGCGTTTTTTAGAAGGTTATCGCTTAAACAGCAACGTCATTTTGAGCATCGCGTAGCTACATTTATTAAAAAGACTGAATTTGTGGGCATGCAAGAGCTTTTCGTAACAGAGCGGATGAAGGTCTTAATAGCGGCAACATCAATCATGTTAACATTTGGGTTTAGAAAGTACCTGTTGGATATTATTAAAACGGTAATTATATACCCAAAATCCTATTATTCCACAATTAATGAAACTTACCATAAGGGAGAAACCAATCCGCAGTTAAAAGCAATCGTCTTTTCTTGGGAAGATTTTAGACAGGGTTATCATATAGGTAATGACAACCTTAACCTTGGTGTCCATGAGTTTGGCCATGCTATTCATCTCAATGCTTCTGTAAACAACGATATTAGTAGTGTGATGTTCAACCAAGGATTTTACAAGCTGACCAGCTATTTACAGAATCATCAAACTGTTAGGGAAAACTTAATTGCCTCTAAATATTTTAGGGCTTATGCTTACACTAACCATTACGAATTTTTTGCTGTATTAATGGAAAATTTTATTGAAACACCTTCCGAATTCAAATCTCAATTTCCACAGCTTTACAAGTATATGCAGCAGATGTTGAATTTTAAGTTTGCGGGTTATTAG
- a CDS encoding outer membrane beta-barrel protein: protein MKKLILLGLLVSFSLSSFAQRNAKDWYLSVGVNAINTLGSQNPFYNPSDWSYQTPISAAVEFNWAKNFAIEQSITFNGFTDKSQVDVVPFGELEKDYNYLSFDTHVKYYFGRHIFPNAEWLNFYANAGVGFFHIDETNISANIGGGALVWLNSSRSFGLRGQIISKFALDHSESYIDNNHYQYHLQVIFKL from the coding sequence ATGAAAAAATTAATTTTATTAGGATTGTTAGTGTCATTTAGTTTATCATCTTTTGCACAAAGAAATGCTAAGGATTGGTACTTAAGCGTTGGAGTTAACGCCATCAACACTTTAGGATCACAAAATCCATTCTATAATCCTAGCGATTGGAGCTACCAAACGCCTATTTCTGCTGCTGTTGAATTCAATTGGGCTAAAAATTTCGCAATAGAACAGTCTATCACATTTAATGGCTTTACAGATAAAAGTCAAGTTGATGTCGTTCCTTTCGGTGAATTAGAAAAAGATTACAACTATTTGTCATTTGACACACATGTAAAATATTATTTCGGAAGACACATTTTTCCAAATGCAGAATGGCTTAATTTTTATGCCAATGCAGGTGTTGGTTTTTTTCATATTGACGAAACAAATATTTCGGCTAATATTGGTGGAGGCGCATTAGTTTGGTTAAACTCTAGTAGATCTTTTGGTTTAAGAGGTCAAATCATAAGTAAGTTTGCTTTAGATCATTCTGAAAGTTATATTGATAACAACCATTATCAATATCATTTACAGGTTATATTTAAATTGTAA
- a CDS encoding nucleotidyltransferase family protein → MGKLAITYQHIADILSFEVSNFQLEETLKNPAFNWDPLVVEGSKHLVLPAIYCRLKARNLLHLLPTDLKNYLEELTTINRNRNKALLSQVRAISKLLNEHHIEHVFLKGAALLASGCYQDNAERMVGDIDILVQETQVHEAFNLLNSNGYNNTSGFDYEVKHFRHLDRLISKHELAAIEIHSQLLDKKHKSLIDLKSVLKSKSIIDGVAIPTTYYLSLHQIFNWQLIDKGHYYKFPNFKILYDVIKVNSDKDEALVSDLMRFKYGKSFLEIAKFYFKEFSHIQSNSYMIYISLSHKTLMSCKPIRVFVRKGKYALNFLLKRLHLLLTNTSYTRHIFKKVFN, encoded by the coding sequence ATGGGTAAATTAGCCATTACATATCAACACATTGCAGATATCCTAAGTTTTGAAGTTTCAAATTTCCAACTTGAAGAAACATTAAAAAACCCAGCTTTCAATTGGGATCCATTAGTGGTTGAAGGCAGTAAACATTTAGTGTTACCTGCAATTTATTGTAGATTAAAAGCGAGAAACTTATTACATCTTTTGCCCACTGACCTTAAGAACTACTTAGAAGAGCTAACAACTATTAATAGAAATAGAAATAAAGCCCTTTTAAGTCAAGTCCGCGCAATATCCAAACTACTAAACGAGCATCATATAGAGCACGTTTTTCTAAAAGGTGCTGCACTTTTAGCCTCGGGTTGTTATCAAGATAATGCCGAACGTATGGTTGGTGACATAGATATTTTAGTTCAAGAAACTCAGGTCCATGAGGCATTTAATTTATTGAATTCTAATGGCTATAATAACACTTCTGGGTTTGATTATGAGGTAAAACATTTCAGACATTTAGACCGATTAATTTCTAAACACGAACTTGCAGCCATTGAAATTCACTCTCAACTTTTAGATAAAAAGCATAAATCATTAATAGATTTAAAATCTGTTCTAAAATCTAAAAGCATAATAGATGGTGTAGCCATACCCACAACATACTATTTAAGTTTGCATCAAATATTTAATTGGCAACTTATTGATAAAGGTCACTATTATAAATTTCCCAACTTTAAAATACTATATGATGTCATTAAAGTAAATTCAGATAAAGATGAGGCACTAGTTTCCGATTTAATGAGATTTAAATATGGAAAGTCCTTTCTTGAAATAGCTAAATTCTATTTTAAAGAATTCTCACACATTCAGTCCAACAGCTATATGATTTATATTAGTTTATCGCATAAAACACTTATGAGTTGTAAACCCATAAGAGTATTTGTAAGAAAAGGGAAATATGCTCTCAATTTTTTATTAAAACGTTTGCATCTTCTGTTAACAAATACAAGTTATACGAGGCATATATTCAAAAAGGTGTTCAATTAA